Below is a genomic region from Sphingomonas sp. KR3-1.
GCGGCATGAACGTCCGCGTCGATTCGGGCCTCTACACCGGCTACAAGGTGCCGCCTTACTACGACTCGATGATCGCCAAGCTGATCGTCTACGGCACCACCCGCCAGGGTGCGCTCCGGCGCCTGCGCCGCGCGCTCGAGGAGTTCGTGATCGACGGGATGAAGACCACCATCCCGCTCCACCAGGCGCTGCTCGACGACCCCGACTTCCAGAAGGGCGACTATACGATCAAGTGGCTCGAGGAGTGGCTGGCGCGGCAGGACGACGTCCAGTCGTGAAAGCCACGATCTACCACAATCCCCGCTGCTCGAAATCGCGCGAGGCGCTGGCGATTCTCAACGAAACGCCGGGCCTCGGGGTCGAGGTGGTCGAATATCTCAAGACCCCGCCGAGCCGGGCGACGCTGAAGGATCTCTACGCCCGCGCCGGCATGACCGCGCGCGAGGGGCTGCGCAT
It encodes:
- the arsC gene encoding arsenate reductase (glutaredoxin) (This arsenate reductase requires both glutathione and glutaredoxin to convert arsenate to arsenite, after which the efflux transporter formed by ArsA and ArsB can extrude the arsenite from the cell, providing resistance.), translated to MKATIYHNPRCSKSREALAILNETPGLGVEVVEYLKTPPSRATLKDLYARAGMTAREGLRIAEDAAKPLKGAEDDAILDAMAANPILIERPLVVTEKGVRLGRPPERIREIL